A region of Lycium barbarum isolate Lr01 chromosome 3, ASM1917538v2, whole genome shotgun sequence DNA encodes the following proteins:
- the LOC132630931 gene encoding uncharacterized protein LOC132630931, with protein MCDGELVSVFIWSQEPDFYDRMLSMAGRPFAELVKIGEAIENGLQYRKIVSIFNKASGKTTAGIFRRKKEDEASISHIPNPSPKEPQSSRITLPLINYSTHAYNPTHVHYAQQSFTTTIPSYKAQPSVRMSASAYQTPPQQTYQPPRQQNYHPPQNNPPQAYPPQNDQNQPPPPTYNAPRPSFERKPTREFKRLLEPRAQLFERLLVARLIQKVLPKPA; from the coding sequence ATGTGTGACGGAGAGCTAGTCTCCGTGTTTATTTGGTCTCAGGAGCCTGATTTCTACGACAGAATGTTATCCATGGCTGGGAGGCCATTTGCTGAGTTGGTCAAAATAGGAGAGGCTATAGAAAATGGTCTCCAATATAGGAAAATAGTCAGTATCTTCAACAAAGCGTCTGGAAAAACTACTGCAGGAATCTTCCGCAGGAAGAAAGAGGACGAGGCGAGCATATCCCACATTCCGAACCCAAGTCCAAAAGAACCACAATCTTCACGCATAACTCTGCCTCTCATAAATTACTCTACACATGCCTATAATCCAACACATGTACATTACGCACAACAAAGCTTCACCACTACTATACCATCTTACAAAGCTCAGCCTAGTGTCCGCATGTCCGCTTCTGCTTACCAAACACCACCACAACAAACATATCAACCACCACGTCAGCAAAACTACCATCCACCTCAAAACAACCCACCACAAGCTTATCCACCTCAAAATGATCAAAATCAACCACCGCCCCCAACATATAATGCTCCACGTCCTTCTTTCGAGAGAAAGCCAACGAGAGAGTTCAAAAGACTTCTTGAGCCTAGGGCTCAGCTTTTCGAAAGGCTATTAGTCGCGAGATTAATCCAGAAGGTCCTTCCAAAACCAGCATAG